The Arachis hypogaea cultivar Tifrunner chromosome 14, arahy.Tifrunner.gnm2.J5K5, whole genome shotgun sequence genome has a segment encoding these proteins:
- the LOC112740836 gene encoding transcription factor MYB33, translated as MSTMTNKCDGRKVSKVRRSSSSVEEDSGESNIGGEGHLKKGPWTSAEDAILVDYVKKNGEGNWNAVQRHSGLARCGKSCRLRWANHLRPDLRKGAFTEEEERRIIELHAKMGNKWARMAAELPGRTDNEIKNYWNTRIKRMQRAGLPIYPPDVCLRVMHGNQESVNVGTLRDEANQHDDLSQTDTLDIPELDFKLVKVCPGLSYGPSICDIPESSMVEMSSDSSHGYNHMFPVMPPSKRLRESDMQYGYLDSCISDTVPIFEQYGDYTCDKISDHTQLSSPCDPILNTSDQFHGDDTYGSHATLNGNTSSSVPLPGAMKLELPSLQYFETQHGIWGTPASPLPSLESVDTMIQSPPAKPSPSDPVSPERSGLLEAIIYQPKQLQVANNNSLQATPNDCVRKEVKISTMKSKPECDEQGGPYFPLDQSAASVATNYTSISMCLVDAPQSVETIQDHNIKQELGTQYPAYVSGKKENWNQIDFTRPDALLDLGWYGSGIDCDDYDGDRFLFKDAFSPFLGQDPDG; from the exons ATGAGTACCATGACGAATAAGTGTGATGGTCGGAAAGTCTCCAAGGTTCGCCGCTCATCCTCATCGGTTGAAGAGGATAGTGGTGAAAGTAACATTGGAGGAGAAGGTCATTTAAAGAAAGGTCCTTGGACCTCAGCAGAGGATGCAATTTTAGTAGATTATGTCAAGAAGAATGGAGAAGGGAATTGGAATGCAGTTCAAAGGCATTCAGGACTTGCCAGATGCGGAAAAAGTTGTCGTTTACGGTGGGCAAATCATTTGAGACCAGATTTAAGAAAGGGCGCATTCACCGAAGAAGAAGAGCGCCGGATCATTGAGCTTCATGCTAAGATGGGAAACAAATGGGCACGGATGGCTGCAGAG TTGCCTGGGCGTACAGACAATGAGATAAAGAACTATTGGAACACGAGAATTAAAAGAATGCAGCGAGCTGGTCTGCCAATCTACCCTCCTGATGTATGCCTGCGGGTGATGCATGGCAATCAAGAAAGTGTAAATGTTGGTACCTTGAGAGATGAAGCCAACCAGCATGATGATCTCTCACAGACGGATACTCTGGATATACCGGAGTTAGATTTCAAACTAGTCAAAGTCTGTCCGGGTTTATCTTATGGACCATCAATTTGTGACATACCTGAAAGTAGCATGGTTGAAATGAGTTCGGACTCGTCCCATGGTTACAATCACATGTTTCCTGTGATGCCTCCTTCGAAACGCCTTCGAGAATCAGACATGCAATATGGATATTTGGACAGTTGTATCAGTGATACTGTCCCAATATTTGAACAGTATGGTGATTACACGTGTGATAAAATTTCCGACCATACTCAATTGTCTTCTCCATGTGATCCTATTCTAAACACCAGCGATCAGTTTCATGGTGATGACACATATGGTAGCCATGCAACCTTAAATGGCAATACTTCTTCTTCTGTGCCCCTACCCGGGGCCATGAAGTTGGAGCTCCCTTCACTCCAATATTTTGAAACTCAACACGGTATCTGGGGCACACCTGCTTCCCCACTTCCCTCACTTGAGTCCGTTGACACGATGATCCAGTCTCCGCCGGCCAAGCCGTCTCCTTCGGATCCTGTTTCTCCAGAGAGGAGCGGTTTGCTGGAAGCAATAATCTACCAGCCGAAGCAGTTACAAGTGGCGAATAACAATTCACTTCAAGCAACACCCAATGATTGTGTTCGCAAAGAAGTTAAGATTTCAACCATGAAGTCTAAGCCAGAATGCGATGAACAAGGCGGGCCGTATTTCCCCTTAGATCAGTCTGCTGCTTCAGTTGCAACCAATTATACTTCCATTAGCATGTGCTTGGTGGATGCACCCCAATCAGTTGAAACTATTCAGG ATCATAATATTAAGCAAGAACTAGGCACACAGTACCCAGCTTATGTTTCTGGGAAGAAAGAAAACTGGAATCAAATAGACTTCACACGGCCCGATGCTTTACTCGACTTGGGTTGGTATGGGAGTGGCATCGATTGCGACGATTATGATGGCGATCGgtttctttttaaagatgctttcAGCCCATTTCTTGGTCAAGATCCGGATGGTTAG
- the LOC112740837 gene encoding transcription factor MYB33-like: protein MSSMTNMGDGRKVPKSRRSPSSVEEPTTEGEGHFKKGPWTSIEDAILVDYVTKHGEGNWNAVQRNSGLARCGKSCRLRWANHLRPDLKKGAFTEEEERRIIELHAKMGNKWARMAAELPGRTDNEIKNYWNTRIKRMQRSGLPIYPPDICLRVMHGNQESQNVGRLTDGVNQHDDLSQTDTLNIPELDFKHVKIPEDPSIFDMPENSMFEQSSDSSYGYNMFPIMHPAKRLRESAEIMQYAPVYEEDYMSDEITNQFHGDPLNGNTCCSSSSSMPLSGGMKLELPSLQYLETQQGIWDTPASPLPSLESVDTLSSGLLEPIMYQSTKHFQVQETPDEAVKCKPEWDESGEPYSPLAQSSASVLTMCSPDGPQWVETIQDHNIKHELGTEFPTYCSGKDEKNMNQIHVTRPDALLDLAWFENSVVNCDGDKSFRKDAFNTFFG from the exons ATGAGTAGCATGACGAACATGGGTGATGGTCGAAAAGTACCCAAAAGTCGTCGGTCACCATCATCAGTTGAGGAGCCTACGACGGAAGGAGAAGGTCATTTCAAGAAAGGCCCTTGGACATCAATAGAGGATGCAATTTTAGTAGACTACGTTACGAAGCATGGAGAGGGGAATTGGAACGCTGTTCAAAGGAATTCGGGACTTGCTCGATGCGGTAAAAGCTGTCGATTACGATGGGCAAATCATTTGAGACCAGATTTGAAAAAGGGAGCATTCACCGAAGAAGAAGAGCGCCGGATCATTGAGCTTCATGCTAAGATGGGAAACAAATGGGCACGGATGGCTGCAGAG CTGCCTGGGCGTACGGACAATGAGATAAAGAACTATTGGAacacaagaattaaaagaatgCAGCGGTCTGGTTTACCAATCTACCCTCCTGACATATGCTTGCGGGTGATGCATGGAAATCAAGAAAGTCAAAATGTTGGCAGGTTGACAGACGGAGTCAACCAGCATGACGATCTTTCACAAACAGACACGTTGAATATACCGGAGTTAGATTTCAAACATGTTAAGATCCCCGAGGATCCATCAATTTTTGACATGCCTGAAAACAGCATGTTTGAACAGAGTTCAGATTCATCCTATGGTTACAACATGTTTCCTATCATGCATCCTGCGAAGCGCCTTCGGGAATCAGCAGAAATAATGCAGTATGCACCGGTATATGAAGAAGATTACATGTCTGATGAAATTACCAACCAGTTTCATGGCGATCCCTTAAATGGCAATACTTGttgttcttcttcatcttctatgCCTCTATCCGGAGGCATGAAGTTGGAGCTCCCTTCACTCCAATACTTAGAGACTCAACAAGGCATTTGGGACACACCTGCTTCCCCACTTCCTTCACTTGAGTCTGTTGATACCTTGAGCAGCGGTTTGTTGGAACCAATAATGTATCAGTCAACAAAGCATTTTCAAGTGCAAGAAACACCAGATGAAGCAGTCAAGTGTAAGCCGGAATGGGATGAATCAGGGGAGCCGTATTCCCCCTTGGCTCAATCTTCTGCTTCCGTTCTAACCATGTGCTCACCGGACGGACCTCAATGGGTTGAAACTATTCAGG ATCATAATATAAAGCACGAACTAGGCACAGAGTTCCCAACTTACTGTTCTGGGAAGGATGAAAAAAACATGAATCAAATACACGTGACAAGGCCCGATGCTTTACTTGACTTGGCTTGGTTTGAGAATAGCGTCGTCAATTGCGACGGCGATAAGTCTTTTAGAAAAGATGCCTTCAACACATTTTTTGGTTAG